The sequence below is a genomic window from Bosea sp. F3-2.
CGCCCGCGCAATCGCGACGCGCTGTTGCTGTCCGCCGGAAAGCTGGCGCGGATAGCGCTCGCCAAAGGCAGCGAGCCGAACCATGCCAAGCGCCTCCTTGACGCGCTTGTCGAGCTCGGTGCCGGCGACCTTGCGGCGGCGCAGGCCGAAGGCAACGTTCTCGAACACGGTCATATGCGGAAACAGCGCATAGGACTGGAAGACGAGGCCGAGCCCGCGCTTGTTCGGCGGCAAGGCCGTGACGTCGTCGCGGCCGATCAGGATGCGCCCGCGGCTCGGCTCGACCAGCCCCGCGACCATGCGCAGGATCGTGGTCTTGCCGCAGCCGGACGGGCCGAGCAGCGAGACGAATTCGCCCTCGGCGATCCTCAGGGATACGTCCCTGACGACCTCGACCTCGCCATAGGACTTGCCCAACCCTTCGAAGGTCAGCGAGCCCATTGCCCGTCCTCTCCCGCTGCCATGCGGTTTAGCGTGCGACTTCGCGCTGCCAGCGGCGCGTCCAGGTCGCGCTGTTCTTCGCGATCACTTCTGGGTCGACGAACCAGGCCTTCTCCAGGCTCTCGCCGTTCGGCACGATCTTCTTGAGCTTGTCCGAGAGCTGCACCTTGGTGTTCACCGCGCCGATATAGGCTCGCTCCGAGAAACAGCCCTGGCCCTCGGCCGAAAGCACCTGATCGAGGAACTTGTAGGCGAACTCGGTCCTGGCCGAGCCCTTCGGCAGGATCACCGCTGGCAGGATGCCGACAGCGCCTTCCTTCGGATAGGCGACGGCGAGCGAGAGCCCCTTGTCGATGGCGACGCCGGCACGGTCCGGGTACCAGGGCGCGATCGCAATCTCCTCGCGCTCGAACAGCGAGAGGAGCTGGTCGGCCTGGGTGTAGAGCACGGCCGAACCCTTCGCCAGCGGCTTGATCGCCGCAATGCCGGGATCGATATTGTCGAGGGTGCCGCCGTTGAGCTTGTTCAGGGCGAGCAGGAACTGCAGGCCGGCGGTGCCGCTGATATCGCCGATCGCGTATTTGCCGGCATAGGCCGGGTCGGCGAGGTCGAGCCAGGAGGTCGGCGGCGTCTTCACCAGCTTCGGGTTGTAGACGAGCGTGGTCGCGCTCACCATGGCGACGACGTAAGCATCGTCCTTGCCCCAGGCGGTCGGGATCACGTCGGCGGCGTTCTTCAGCTTCTTGCGATCGATCGCCTCGTTGAGCTTCTCGTTGGCGGTCTGCGCTGCCAGCGAGTTGTCGATATAGACGATATCCATGTCGGGCTTGCCGGCGGTGGCGCGCAGAGCCGCAGCGAACTGGGATGAATTGCCGAGCTTCAGCGAGACTGTCGCGCCGGTCGCCTTCTCGAAGGCGGCGACATGGCAGGCCTTGACGTTATCCGCGAAGGAGCCGCCGAAGGCGCCTACGACGAGTTCCTCGGCCTGGGCATTCGAGGCGAGTGCGACGCCGAGGACGGCGATGGCGGTCGCGTGACGAAACATCTGACGCATGGTTGCTTGTTCCCGTCTGTGGCCTGTGGCGCTGCGCACCGCTGTTGGCGCGGCTTTCCCTCGGTCGACGGAATTCCCCTCCCATCGGCCGGAGAGGAGCATGGCATGGCTCGATTTATCTTTCAAGAAAGATAAATGAAAGATATCTTGGATCGGCAGTCGCGGCGACGCATGCTTGCATCGCGCGCCCCGGCGTGGTCGGAAAGGACCGTTCTGGAGGATTTGAATGCGCAACGAGGCCGCGCGAAACCTGACTTTCGAGACGCCCGATGCGCTCTGGCAGAATGACCGCGTCGGCGCGGGCATGCAGCGCTGGCGGCGCGAATTCCCGGAGATCGACTGCTCCGGAAAGGGGATCGTCGGCCGGCTCCTGCACCTCAACGAGGTGTTTCAGACCGCGATCAACCGCAGCCTCGCGCGTCATAGGCTGAAATATCCGGCCTTCGCCGTGCTCGCGACGCTGCGCGTGCAGGGCGCACCCTATCGCATGTCGCCCAAGGCGCTGCTCGATACGCTGATCCTGACCTCGGGCGGGCTTTCGAACCTGCTTCGGCGTCTGGAGAAGACGGGCCATATCCGCCGCATGGCCGATGAGAGCGACGGCCGCGGCGTCATCGTCGAACTCACGGAACAGGGCCGGCTTCTGGTCGAGCCGGCCATGCGGGACCATGCCGAGACGGAACGACGCCTCGTCGCCATGCTACCGCCAAACGAGCAGGCGCTGGTGGCCGGCGCGCTCGGCAAGATGATGCTGGCAAATCGCTGAGCAGGGCAGCAGCAGCCAGCCCCGCTCCGCAGATGTTGTACCAGTCACCGGCCCGCCGACATCCTGAGGTGATCTTCTCTCCGACGGAGACCTCCGCAGGACGAAAACCGGCTTAGCGGATCGGCGGTGCGTATTGCAGGCCGCCATTCATCCACAGCGCGTTCTGCCCGCGCGCGATCTTCAGCTTCGACTGCTGACCGAGATTGCGCTCGAAAATCTCGCCGTAATTTCCAGCCGTTTTGATGATGCGATAGGCCCAGTCGTTCTCGAGCCCGAGCGACTGACCGAACGAGCCCTCCTTGCCGAGCAGGCGCCGGACATCGGGATTGTCGGACTTCTCGCGCATCTCGTCGATATTGGCCTGGGTGACACCCAGCTCCTCGGCCGTCACGAGAGCGTATTGAGCCCAGCTGACGATATCGAACCACTGGTCGTCGCCATGGCGCACGGCATAGCCCAGCGGCTCCTTGGAAATCGTCTCCGGCAGCACGACGTGCTCCGACGGGTCCTTGAAGCGCAGGCGCTCGGAATAGAGGCCGGACTGGTCGGTGGTGAAGGCGTCGCAACGCCCTGCCTCGTAAGCCTCCGTCGCCTCATTGTTGGTGGCGAAGGTCACCGGCTCGAACTTCATATTGTTCTTCCGGAAATAATCCGCGGTGTTCAGCTCCGTGGTGGTGCCCTGCTGGATGCAGATCGAGGCGCCGCTGAGTTCCTTCGCGGATTTGATGCCGGTCGACTTCTTCACCATGAAGCCCTGGCCGTCATAGTAGAACACGGCACGGAAGTTCAGGCCGACCTGAACGTCGCGCGACATGGTCCATGTCGTCGTCGCGGCGACGACATCGCTTTCGCCCGCCTGCAGCGCCGTGAAGCGGTCCTTCGAGGACAGGGAGACGAACTTAACTTTCGCCGGATCGCTGAAGATCGCAGCCGCCAGCGAATGGCAGAACTCGATATTGACACCGCGCCAGGTTCCGCTCGCATCGGCGAGGCCGAAGCCGGCGAGCCCGGTGCCGATGCCGCAGTTCAGCACGCCGCGCGCCTTCACCGTCTTCAGCGTCTGCGCCTGCGCTCCCGATGCCAGTGCAACAGCGACTGCGGCGAGTGCCAGCTTCAAGGCAAACTTCATGGTATCCCCCTTGGTCGACGCGCGACGGATCCAAAGACACCATGGCGGCTTCTCAGGCAATTCGGCCGGCTATCAATTTTTCGACTCTGCCATAACTTCGATGAATTGAAGATGGCGCCGCGCGGGCCCTCGCCTCTTTCGATCCCGCGACGGCAGACCGATCCAGCGACCTGTGATCGCTTTCGCTGCCGCGTATAAGCGCCCCGAATAGCGGCCGGAAATAAATCATAGCGCGCTACCGTCCCGTTCCGGAGCACGCCCGCTAAGATCGCTGCGGCGCCGATCGAAAGGGCGCCCGGCTGCCGAGCGCGACTGCCTTCCGGGCCCGCGACCTCGCCAGCCGACAAAACGGGGAACCACAATGACCGCCAAGATTTCAACCGGAGGATATCTTCCGGCAGCCGGCTTCATACTGGCACTCGGCCTTGCGGCCACAGCACCGGCCTCTGCCCAGCAAGGCAGCATCCCACTGCCCGCCGCGCTCAAATCGGCCGGGCATATCGTGGTCGGCATCGAGACCACCTATCCGCCGATGGCCTACAAGGATCCGAAGACCAACGAGCGCGCCGGCTTCAACGTCGAGCTCGTCAACGCGATCGCGAAGGAACTCGGCGTCTCCGTCAAATGGGAGGAAATGAGCTTCGAGCAGCTCATGACCTCGCTGACGACTGGTCGCATCGACATGATCGGCACCGCGATCAGCGACCTGCCCTCCCGCCGCGACAAGCTCACCTTCGTCGACTACCTCGCCACCGGCGCCCAGCCCTTCGCCCTGTCGGCCAAGGCCGGCGAACTGAAGAGCAACGCCGATCTGTGCGGGAAGACGGTCGGCGCGCCGCGCACCACGAGCTACATGCCGGTCACGGCGGCCTGGAGCGAGAAGAACTGCGCCGGCGCCGGTAAGCCGGCGATCACCGTCAACGGCACGGCCGGCGCGACCGCGACGCGGCTCGAACTCAAGCAGGGCCGGCTCGATGCCGCCGTGCTCGGCCCCGAATACGTCGCCTATCTGATGTCGGACGAGCCGAACACCTATGCCTTCGTCGGCGAGCCGCTGAACAAGACGCTGTTCGGCCTCGCCTTCGAGAAGAAGAACACCGAGATGCGCGACGCCGTCGCCAAGGCGACTGCGGCGGTCATGAAGAACGGCGGCTATCAGCAGGCGTTGAAGAAGTTCGGCCTCGAGCGGCAGAGCCTTCCCGAGCCCACGATCGACGCCGGCCAGTGATGGCAGCCCTCGGGGATCGGCCCATGAGGCCGTCACGCTCGAGCGGTTCGAGGTGCCGGCCGCCGCGCATGGCTACATGGAAAGCGGCAATCATGTCGGAAAAAATCCGACTGATCGCGCCTGAAACGGCCGCCTGAGACGGCGACGAGCCTGCGTCTACCCATCGCCTTCCTCCGACGACCTCAAACCATCGAGGCCAGATGATCGCTGAATCCGAAAACCTCATCATTGTTCCCCGCCGGCATTTCGGGCGGATCGTCGGCGCCGCCGTCGTCTGCCTCGCGCTGGCGGCGATCGTGCGCGCCTTCGCGGTCGGCCAGATCGAGTGGAACTACGTCGCCGAATTCCTGACCGTCGATGCCATCATGACCGGCCTCGTCAACACGATCGTCATGGCGATCCTGGCGATGCTGCTCGGCATCACGCTGGGCGTCATCTTCGCGGTGATGCGGCTCTCGGCCAATCCCGTGCTCTCGATGACCGCTGTCAGCTATATCTGGTTCTTCCGGGCCGTCCCCGCGCTTCTGCAATTGCTGCTCTGGTTCAACCTCGCGCTGGTCTTTCCAACCATCGGCATACCCGGCCTGTTCTCGTTCAAGACGGTCGACGTGATGACGCCCTTCGTCGCGGCGCTGCTGGGCCTCGGCATCCAACAGGGCGCCTTCACGGCCGAGGTGGTGCGCGCCGGACTGCTCTCGGTCGACAGCGGCCAGTACGAGGCGGCGCAGACGCTCGGCATGACGCGCCTGAAGCTGCTGCGCCGGATCATCATGCCCCAGGCCATGCGCGTGATCGTGCCGCCGATCGGTAACGAGTTCATCGGCATGGTGAAGCTGACCTCGCTCGCCAGCGTGATCCAGTTCGCCGAGATCCTGCACAGCGCGCAGAACATCTACTACGCCAATTCGCGCGTCATCGAGCTGCTGATCGTGGCCGCGATCTGGTACGTGGTCGTCGTCACCATCCTCAGCCTGATCCAGGGACGGATCGAGGCCTATTACGCCCGCGGCGTCGCCGCACCGGCGCGGCGCTGAGGAGCGGGCGATGAACGATACCCTCCCCCAAACGGCCCTCCCCAAGATCCGGACGACCGATCCCGACCATCTCGCCGCCGGCGCGCCGCTCGTCCTCGCCCAGAAGGTCGAGAAGCATTTCGGGCAACTCAAGGTGCTCAAGGGCATCGACCTCGCCATCTCCAAGGGCGAAGTGCTGTGCATCATCGGCCCCTCCGGCTCGGGCAAGAGCACTTTCCTGCGCTGCATCAACCAGCTCGAACGTATCGATGGCGGCGCGCTCTGGGTCTCCGGCGAGCGCGTCGGCTATCACCGCGTCGGCAACAAGCTCTACGAGCTCGACGATGCCGCGATCGCCCGCCAGCGCCGCTCGATCGGCATGGTGTTCCAGCGCTTCAATCTGTTTCCGCATCTGACCGCCCTCCAGAACATCATCGAGGGACCGGTGCAGGTGCTGGGCGAGCCGGCCGCCGCTGCAACGGCCCGGGCGCTTGCGCTCCTGGAACGCGTCGGGCTCGCCGAGAAGCGCGACGCCTACCCCTCCCAGCTCTCCGGCGGCCAGCAGCAGCGCATCGCCATCGCCCGCTCGCTCGCCATGCGTCCCGAGCTCCTGCTCTTCGACGAGCCGACCTCGGCGCTGGACCCCGAGTTGGTCTCCGAGGTGCTCAAGGTGATGCGCGACCTCGCCGACACCGGCATGACCATGATCTGCGTCACCCACGAACTCGGCTTCGCGCGCGATGTCGGCCACCGCGTCGCCTTCATGGACCAGGGCCAGATCGTGGAGCTCGGCGATCCCCGCACAGTGCTGGTCGAACCCAGAGAGGCGCGCACCCGCGCCTTCATCAACGCCGTCCGCCACTGATCACAACAGGGGAAAGACCATGAAGACATCGATCCTGCTCGGCCTCTCGGCTGCTGCG
It includes:
- a CDS encoding amino acid ABC transporter ATP-binding protein, which produces MNDTLPQTALPKIRTTDPDHLAAGAPLVLAQKVEKHFGQLKVLKGIDLAISKGEVLCIIGPSGSGKSTFLRCINQLERIDGGALWVSGERVGYHRVGNKLYELDDAAIARQRRSIGMVFQRFNLFPHLTALQNIIEGPVQVLGEPAAAATARALALLERVGLAEKRDAYPSQLSGGQQQRIAIARSLAMRPELLLFDEPTSALDPELVSEVLKVMRDLADTGMTMICVTHELGFARDVGHRVAFMDQGQIVELGDPRTVLVEPREARTRAFINAVRH
- a CDS encoding amino acid ABC transporter substrate-binding protein, yielding MKFALKLALAAVAVALASGAQAQTLKTVKARGVLNCGIGTGLAGFGLADASGTWRGVNIEFCHSLAAAIFSDPAKVKFVSLSSKDRFTALQAGESDVVAATTTWTMSRDVQVGLNFRAVFYYDGQGFMVKKSTGIKSAKELSGASICIQQGTTTELNTADYFRKNNMKFEPVTFATNNEATEAYEAGRCDAFTTDQSGLYSERLRFKDPSEHVVLPETISKEPLGYAVRHGDDQWFDIVSWAQYALVTAEELGVTQANIDEMREKSDNPDVRRLLGKEGSFGQSLGLENDWAYRIIKTAGNYGEIFERNLGQQSKLKIARGQNALWMNGGLQYAPPIR
- a CDS encoding amino acid ABC transporter permease; translated protein: MIAESENLIIVPRRHFGRIVGAAVVCLALAAIVRAFAVGQIEWNYVAEFLTVDAIMTGLVNTIVMAILAMLLGITLGVIFAVMRLSANPVLSMTAVSYIWFFRAVPALLQLLLWFNLALVFPTIGIPGLFSFKTVDVMTPFVAALLGLGIQQGAFTAEVVRAGLLSVDSGQYEAAQTLGMTRLKLLRRIIMPQAMRVIVPPIGNEFIGMVKLTSLASVIQFAEILHSAQNIYYANSRVIELLIVAAIWYVVVVTILSLIQGRIEAYYARGVAAPARR
- a CDS encoding ABC transporter substrate-binding protein, producing MRQMFRHATAIAVLGVALASNAQAEELVVGAFGGSFADNVKACHVAAFEKATGATVSLKLGNSSQFAAALRATAGKPDMDIVYIDNSLAAQTANEKLNEAIDRKKLKNAADVIPTAWGKDDAYVVAMVSATTLVYNPKLVKTPPTSWLDLADPAYAGKYAIGDISGTAGLQFLLALNKLNGGTLDNIDPGIAAIKPLAKGSAVLYTQADQLLSLFEREEIAIAPWYPDRAGVAIDKGLSLAVAYPKEGAVGILPAVILPKGSARTEFAYKFLDQVLSAEGQGCFSERAYIGAVNTKVQLSDKLKKIVPNGESLEKAWFVDPEVIAKNSATWTRRWQREVAR
- a CDS encoding MarR family transcriptional regulator — encoded protein: MRNEAARNLTFETPDALWQNDRVGAGMQRWRREFPEIDCSGKGIVGRLLHLNEVFQTAINRSLARHRLKYPAFAVLATLRVQGAPYRMSPKALLDTLILTSGGLSNLLRRLEKTGHIRRMADESDGRGVIVELTEQGRLLVEPAMRDHAETERRLVAMLPPNEQALVAGALGKMMLANR
- a CDS encoding ABC transporter substrate-binding protein; translation: MTAKISTGGYLPAAGFILALGLAATAPASAQQGSIPLPAALKSAGHIVVGIETTYPPMAYKDPKTNERAGFNVELVNAIAKELGVSVKWEEMSFEQLMTSLTTGRIDMIGTAISDLPSRRDKLTFVDYLATGAQPFALSAKAGELKSNADLCGKTVGAPRTTSYMPVTAAWSEKNCAGAGKPAITVNGTAGATATRLELKQGRLDAAVLGPEYVAYLMSDEPNTYAFVGEPLNKTLFGLAFEKKNTEMRDAVAKATAAVMKNGGYQQALKKFGLERQSLPEPTIDAGQ